The following DNA comes from Brienomyrus brachyistius isolate T26 chromosome 16, BBRACH_0.4, whole genome shotgun sequence.
TAAGGATTTTGTCGGATCCCTGCCAAACCTTAGTCATGGCAAATGAATCAATGAGAAATGCCTTTTCAGTTCTCTCCCGGTTATGCTTCCTTGTTAGTGCAAAGAGGTATGCTTTTATAACCTTTGGAAAGACAGATAGCATTTTTAATGACACTGATATATTTTCGTGGAGTGTCACATTGTCTGAATCATGTGTGACTGGCTTATTTCACTCTCAAGTTCTTTCCCAAGTGCAAGCTGTGCTATGTCCCAGTTAAATAATTTATAAGAACCAATCTTAGAGAGCAGGAAAGTTTTCCTCTCCTCAGCTTGACCAAGCTGCATCGACACCTGCTGAAGTTTTGACACACAATGTTAGATTTTCAAGTGGTTCTTATTTGACaacttttaaaattaaatgacTTGAAAATAATACAACATTATACAATAAATGTATAACCTGCTTTTTTCAATTTTGGAAAACGTTAGTGCTGGAGGTTGTGGGCCCTGAACGGTTTGTGGAGGAGGCTGTGTGAAACTTTTTTTGAAGTCTGCGAGGCACACGTGGCAGTTCTTGAATGTATGGAACCAGGTGATTCAAATTAATTTTGAGGAACTTTATGCCTTTTTTATTAATCAAGTCCACATTCTTCCCCTCAATCGTTGTTACTGTGAATGACCCCAGAAGGTCTTTGTCGAGCTTTCCTCTTTTTCTCTCCAGACTCCTGACATTCTTCCTGAGAACTTTGTAGTGTAGCCCCGAGGCCCAGCTCTCTTCTCCTTGTCTTTTCCTCTTGCTGTTGTCATGTTTTTCTTCACTGCACTGAATATTAGGTCCCGAGTTTTAAGAGCAGGTCTGACAGTTTCTTCCTCCAAAACTTTCTCCACTGTTTCATTAATCTATGcaataataaataacattaaTTTTACATCACCAATAATTTTAGGTTATCATTGTAATATCTATACTTCAATATGAAGAAACAGATGTTTTGAGAAGTATAAATTATTACCACAAACATACGCCAAAAGGCTCTGGGACCTGTGAAAAATAACAAGCCTCCCTGCCAAACATAAGGAAGTATGGGGAAACATTTTAGTCAGTTTTTGAAAAGGCCAGCATCAAGATAAGTGTCCCATAACTTGGGTCTTTCTTCACAAACTTTTGTAAGGGCTCTAAACAGAACAGGAGTTGAAGGAGTTTACACATAATATGCAGTATAATGTCTTAAGTCATGCAAACAGGAAGTTACCTCTGTATAGTACCATTCATCCGTTCCACCAGTCCACTGGTTTTAGTGTGGTAAGGTGAACAGAGACTTCTTTCAATGCAGAGCAAGATGCATGCTTCTCTGTTTACCTAGGGAAAGACAAGCAGGAAAAATAAGACCGTGGACTTTTGGTGATATTTCTGACCAAAATTAGCatatagtgtgttttttttttttaattgccgaTAATGTAGATAATTTTCTGGTCTTGATCTATGTTTTATCCAGATAAAATTCTTCGCAGTCAAACACTGTAATGAACATGTATCTGAACTGTACAAGGCTATTCTTGCACATTTTTCAATATAAAAATTATTCCGATGTGCAACttaaatgaaatgttttcctTAACATTGTATTAAACTACTTCACATTCCTCTTTAtcaaacatgaaaaattaaatgaaaagatatttgtgtgcttttataaCGTCCTTACTTGCTATTGAAAAAATAACATATATGCAACCTGATTAACAAATTCTCTGCCTTTATCAGTGAGAATCCTCTTTGGTGCTCCGAATCGGTAAAAGACATTCACAGTGCACATTGTGACATCTTCTGCTGCTTTTGAGGGTAATGGATATACCTCTACCCATTTTGTACCGATTTTGTACAAATGTACCAATTGCCTTTTTCAGTCAGGGGCAATTTTCCAATAAGGTCCATACCAACTAATTCCCATggttcatttattaagtaattattaaaTGGAATAATACTAATAGCTATAAAATCACAGAAATGAGAATGAATTAAGTCAATTATTGGAATATAAGCTTTGAGTTTTGTTACCCTTTTAGACTGGCATGCTGGGAATTGTTTAATCTGCATTTAGAcatataaaatgaataaatataaagAGCAATATTAAGAACTATTTTctaataaatgtatatatttatccATTGTAAAATAACTGTTCAAAGATATCATATCAATGTATTACTTAGGAACCAATATGTTAATTTTGGAAGATGACAGTTGATTTAGTGTTATAACAAGTCTATAAATGTGTGTTctttattataattttacataattACAATTGTATTTCAGTCTTTAAAACATGTTACATTGTCTACATGTCATATCCTGAACGACATTTGCCAGATGCTTATCATAGGCTTTTAATGAagtgtaaataattaaaaacttACCCAGTTTTCAATATCAGCAGTCATGCTAGGCCAGTAATACCGTTTGGAAATTGCATCATGCGTTCGTTCTTTTCTACTATGTCCACCTGTGGCAGCGGCATGGAGCTCTAAAAATGTCATTTGCCTCTTGAGCACTTTGCACAACTAGCTTGTTAGAGATTAAATGAATACAGCAGAACctcgattgcaaaatatatgtaTGCCATATGCCAAGTTGGTATTTTCATTTTGATACAAAACACCATATTCTGTAACAAAGGCAAAATGTAAAGGCTTTGAGGTTAAATGAGTTTGACGTTCATTGGTATATGAAACTGACGTTTATAGTGTTACCTAGGAGTTGTGCCTTTTACCACGCACCTTGCATGAAGGCAGTGGGGCTTCTACTGTACAGTCGTAGCCGAAAgctttgagaatgacacaaatataAATTTTCACAAAGGCATAtactccagaatgttatgaagTGATAAGATGAATTGCAATTCATtgcaaagtccctctttgccatgaaaatgaaatcCCAAAAAACCCATTTCTACTGCATTTCAGCCAtgccacaaaaggacctgctgacatcatttcagtgattctgTCGTTAACACGGGTGAGTGTGTTGATGAGGACAAGACTGGAGATCACTCTGTTATGCTGATTGAGGTAGAATAacagactggatgctttaaaagaagggtggtgcttgaaatcattgttcttcctctgataaccatggttacctgcagGGAAACAGGTGCAGTCATCATTGCTTCGCAAaaaaagggcttcacaggcaaggatattgctgctagtaagatTGCACCTAAAACAACCATTTATCGGATTATCAAGAACTTCAAGGAAAGAGGTTGTTTGGagcatctaaaaaaaaaaatcgagagctaccatcagtcctgtgtcataccaacagtaaagcatcctgagattgatcatgtgtggggttgcttctcagccaagggagtggaCCCACTCACAAttttgcttaaaaacacagccaagaataaagaatggtaccaaaacatcctccgaGAGCAACAACTTCCAACCATCCCAGAACAGTTTGGTGATGAACgatgccttttccagcatgatggaggACTGTGCGATAAGTCAAAAGAGATAATTAAATGGCTCGGGGAACAAAACGTCGACATTTTGGGTTCCATGGCCAGGAACCTCCCCAGGCCTTAATCCCTTAATTCCTCAAGAGATGGGTGGATGAACAAAAACCTACAAATTCTCACAAactttgcataaacttaatgtaattgtcaataaaagtatttgacacttatgaaatgcttgtgATTATACTTCTGTATaccatagaaacatctgacaaaaaatctacaaacattGAAGCAGCATACTTTGTGAAAACCATTGATTATGTCATTCTCAGAATccttggccatgactgtatatGCTGAAATAGTGaatgttttactttttaatttgctaCTATAGGATATGGCATCAGAGTGTGTTTTAATAGAAAATTCACACAACACAGGTAAACCGGTTACATATAGGCCTATTATACATACAAAGCTTGGCCAAGCCACTTGGACAATTGTGAAATATGATAAAACATACAACATACAAGAAAATCATTAGCGTAGAGCCCTGCAGGTGACCATGTTGTTATGTCTCGTGCAGGTCCAGGTCCGTGACCAGCTGGCATGTTGCAGAGTGGAGGACCGCGAGTTGCGGTCCTTCATGCAGGCGTGCATGGTTCTGAAGCAGCGAACCACGGAGGACCTCCGGCTGCTGAGGAGGCACTATGAGAAATATGGGTACAAAGCGCCCTCTGGTAGGTGTCCTTTTATTGTGAGCATCTGCACTGCCACCACCTGTTGAAGCATCCTGCTATGGGGTAGCGCTGCAGCTGTGCTCTCCAGAAAGCACCTTGGCAATGGCAAACCACACTGTGTGTATtcatatggaagattataagcacaaaaattcaaatggcaattcattttgcaattgtcaattcaatattcaaccacagcatgcatttgtcatttcaatatttaatctgtgcatgtaatttgaaaatacattttgcaatcggcaattcaatgtgcaaagtgcttatgcaatccttaattcatttcataatgttttgaataaaaaatagaatgacaattcactgaattgcatttcgttttgccatgggctttttgcctctttattcaaatggcaattcatttggcaattgtcaattcaatattcaatcagagcatgcatttgtcatttcaatatttaatctgtgcatgtaatttgaaaatacattttgcaatcggcaattcaatgtgcaaagtgcttatgcaatccttaattcatttcataatgttttgaataaaaaatagaatgacaattcactgaattgcatttcgttttgccatgggctttttgcctctttattcaaatggcaatggcgtccccgggaattgcattgcatgttggggagaaaactcaatttgcaattcccaactgtcagatcgctcatcaaggtggaccttcattaacgacgtcacttccttgtttagggcctcgctaccattgatttgttcgtttagttagaatgagtaatggcggcagaagagcttgcagcaaatatttctgccttagcagatgacatggaaattaatcgggtatcagcagtagatgcgtttgataggttgtttgtgttgtcacagagggtaaccaactgcgtgacttgatgtaacgcctgagctacattagtttgcacccttctcgtatcaagtccagttaagattgtaagttcctctaccctctgtgacaacacaaacaacctatcaaacgcatctactgctgatacccgattaatttccatgtcatctgctaaggcagaaatatttactgcaagctcttctgccgccattactcattctaactttttttttttttacgttttaaagaactttatttagagcaaaacaattacaaactcaaacaaacagttacttataaaagtctacataacaatatatcacacctcctgtggtaaaagcatgttattgcaatgatataatcagcatgttacaatcaaataaggaaaagtgcaactagttataattattacaaataataaaaataataaataataaaaaaaaattttttaaaaataataaagaagatAAAGGGGGTTTACtaattctaactaaacgaacaaatccgttgaatggtagcgaggccctaaacaaggaagtgacgtcgttaatgaaggtccaccttgatgagcgatctgacagttgggaattgcaaattgagttttctccccaacatgcaatgcaattcccggggacgccattgccatttgaataaagaggcaaaaagcccatggcaaaacgaaatgcaattcagtgaattgtcattctattttttattcaaaacattatgaaatgaattaaggattgcataagcactttgcacattgaattgccgattgcaaaatgtattttcaaattacatgcacagattaaatattgaaatgacaaatgcatgctctgattgaatattgaattgacaattgccaaatgaattgccatttgaataaagaggcaaaaagcccatggcaaaacgaaatgcaattcagtgaattgtcattctattttttattcaaaacattatgaaatgaattaaggattgcataagcactttgcacattgaattgccgattgcaaaatgtattttcaaattacatgcacagattaaatattgaaatgacaaatgcatgctctggttgaatattgaattgacaattgcaaaatgaattgccatttgaatttttgtgcttataatcttccatatatTCAGGCTTATAGTACCAGTGATCCCAGCAACTGCATGGAACTGAATTTAAGAACTTTAATCTCATTATGCTGTAACAGTCAGCAGAACTAAAACCGTAATTAAcatatacctttcagcatttATTGTGATCCTGAGGCCTACATGAACTTCTGAGCTCTGAACATTGTCATTAGCattttaaaccatggtcaccagCTCTGATTTGTGAAGGCCATATTCCGGCAGGCTTGGGAGAATACATTTCATTGTGCACTTGAATGATAGATGGAGGATTACTGGAACACTGGTGCACACATGgatctgaatgtttttattgctAAGGGGAAAAGGATTTGTCAGTTTCACACTTGAGTGAACAGCCATGAAATTGAATCAGAACCTTAATACCCAGTGCTTGCTAATACACACACTTGAATACATGACTTCGTATGAAGGAAGTTCTTCTAACATACATTCCTGGCATACAGGTGGGCAAACAAGACACTTGTAGAATTCTTGTAGAATTCCATTCTGGGACATGCAGTCCCTCTATGTTTACCATACAAAAAAGCTTTCATATATGACTGCCATTTTGCTTACATATTACTGGTCTTCCGCTGCTGGTAGAAGTGAAAGGTCACAAGGATGATCAAAAGGCCGAGAAGACTCAAGCAAGCAAAGATGGTGAAGAGGAGGAGCAAGAAGTAGAGGAAGAGAAAGAGCAACATTTAGCAGTGGACGGAGAGACAGTGGCAGCCCCCGTTTGCATGACCCCTGCCAAGCCGGCTCCCCGCACGGCTGACCCTATGCGCACTCCCCGCCTTTCTGACTTTGGCCTTTCTGGGTTTCATCTGCTTGCGCCACTGGGTGAACCGGCACCACCTCCTGTGGCATATGCTCCCCCTATGGCCGAGCCCCCTGCTCTCTCCTCCCTGCCCAGGGTACCCAAGACCCCAAAGTGTACTCTGAAGATGGACGAGGAGGCCCTCACACCCCGACTGGAGGActttggcatctcagagcacacCATGTGCCTTAATAATGACTTCACCATGGATCTGCTGCGGAAGAAACCCTCCCGGCTCCACAGGTACAACATGCAGTTGCCGTGCAGCCTGGTGTTTTTTGCATGATCATTAGTGCAGGAAGGCGAAGAGAAACTGCAACTACAGATCTCCTTTCAATGAATAATTCATTGATTTGATCCTGATTTAGATGTGTTGGCAGTTTAGGGGCACTGATCTCCTGTATTGTATAGTGCTCTAGCAAATTATGTTGCTATATAAGCTGTTTGTATCTAATTGCTGGATGCCTAGAATGGTTTAAAGGGTGATAATGGTGACTATACTTTTCCCATCAGTGTTCTTTTTTTATCCTAAGTAGGGTAGTTCGGAATTCCTCAGTGATTAGGACAGTGATTATAAACATCGATTTTTAACCTAAGAATTTCAAATGGTAAAAGTGTTAAGGTGGCTTGTATACGCTCATATGTTTGACAGGGAAGGAAACAGATTAACTATGCTAGAAATGGCTATAAGCAAAATTATATCTGACATTCCTTGAGTCCTGATGTTttgacagtgatgcagtggcatCTGTGGATCTGGATCCTGTACCTGCTACTGTACTTGCTCCTGTACCTGCTCCTGTACCTGCTCCAGAACTGGACAGTTACCTTCTCTCACCTATGCCAGCTTCAGTGACCAGTGACTTGGAGGCCAATGGTATCTCATCATGATCTGCAAATACCCTCACCCTACAGCATCAATTTAAGGACAAAAATTTACTTAAATTCTTTTTTAAGTATACCTTAATTTTGTAGTACATGATTTATTAATTGTAACTATGTATATAGGTTTATTCATTATAAAAGTTATCAagactatttatttattgcccAGTACTTTTAGATACAAGGAATTTAATTTGGAGCATCATGCAAAACAGGCAGCAGCAATCAAGACTGTCCACATAAGAAATTATGTACATAAGTAATATGTGATTAATGCCGATAGGGCCACATGTACCTCGGTGGGCTgagcctctgtgactgtgattggaaggttaccGATTCTAGCctggcctcagcacatctgtgggtccttggaAAAAGGCGTAAAGAGAATTTTCCCACGGGGATCTTTAAAAGCATCTGATCTAACCAGTTAGTGCCATGCACCGTAGCAGGTTCCTTAAATGGGCTAGGGCATGGGGACTGACATAATCGACGGATTTTGGTAATGCCTACTTCCATAGGGGGAAAACTATATACCCAtataaagggtttatgaatggtttctaatctggttattaattaggttgtaacacttcgtaaattattaatagataACTGTTATGACTTCTTTTTATTgatgagttactaccattttCTAGTGGCAAAATGGAGTCGTATTGTTCTTTAGATGCATGGGTTTGCTTTTGATGGACCCCATCCTCTTATAGGAGGGGAGTGCTCACACTCAGGATGAGAGGTGTCAGCTGCTATATTTGTTGTTTGCTTCATAGTCCTAGAGGTGTTAATGGCAGAACTTATTCATAATGATAATccctatttaattttttttaaataatgattattcctgtataattttcttttcaaCATTTAACAGATGTGGCTTCCCCTCAGCCTCCAGTTCTCTGTACCCCCGGGTTAAAGATCACAAAAAAGAAGTCGCATGCTGCTTCTCTATTGGATGGGGACAGCACCCAGCTGCCAGATCTGCATCTGACGCCAGAACCCCCTGCATTTGAGACCCCCTATGTTAAGAAGCTTGTCAGAGTGAGGGGCACAGATGACTTCTCACATGTGTATTTTACTTATATTTttgttacatttacattaacTGAGCTGTTCCAGAGtatctaaagcagtgtttctcaacccggttcTCGGGGACTGCCAGACagtacatgtttttgctccctcccagctccctgctagacagtccacattttttgctccctcccagctcctggtagagTTTGGGGGAGCGAATACCTGGATGGTCTAGGGATCTCCAGGGAAATTTGAGAAACATTAATTTAAAAGGAAGGTACAATTAAGGTTTGCGTGTAAACAAATATCTATTTTACTTGAGGGGTTCTGGACAAAGGTGTAGTTGTGAATACTGTAATAGAAAGCAGAATATTTATTTACAAGACCAGCTACCTTGTTTCAAGTTGGATTTAAAAGCAGCATATGCAAAGCTTTCTTAGCAAATGTGTAGTAGTTCTGGGTTGTCTGATTGTGAGCAGCAGCAACATGGTCTTTGCGATACTTTTGAGACCTGATTAATTGTATTTGGAGACTGTAGGGCCAGCTAAGAGGAAGACTAAGAATGTTCTTTCTCCTCAGGATGAAGAGGCCCGTCCCAGCAAAGTATTCTCCAGCAGAAGTCTCGTTCATCAGCCTGACATCCCCAGCATTCCATTCAGAGCTGCACCAAAGGATGAGAATACACCTGAAATGCCAACCTTAGAGTCCTTTCTAAGCTCTTGCCCTCGTGTGAGTGATGTTGGGATTTTTATATCAGATCCAGTGCTTGCTTTTTCTCTGAATGCCACTGAATGTTGTTTCTGTGGTTTTCCCAGAGAGTTGATGGGGCTGCACCACTTGTGACCAACAAGGCGTCTGGGAGCTCATTCGGCCTGAAGGAGCCCTTGTTGCCTGACCTGGGAGCTAATCGGGAGCTGCAGGACTATGAAAGGACCTTATTATCCCCTCCAGGCCAGAGCCGCCTCGTTCCACATCCAAAGACCCCTGATATGCCGGACATCAGCTCCTTTACACAGGACATCTTTAAAGTTGAGTGGCTGCATATCCAGTCCCTATGTCTGTCCATATTGTGATATCAGTATTAAGGTTCACTTTCATCAACTATTCTacattctgattttttttttgtctcatcaCTTTGCTCTGTTGCCATTCCAGCTCATATCTCAGGATAACATCACGTCCACTAGTGCAATTCCAGCTACTCCCAAAACCACAGCCCTACAGTCAGCCACACTGAGCGGAAAAGAGAACCGGTGAGAAGCAGTGTTTAACTCGTAATCTGCAGGCCAAGCTGGCATGGTGATTACAGCTCAAGACTTTTAACTTTCAGAACTGTGCTCTGCCTGTGATGTGTGTAGTCAAAGTTACTGGCCTGTACTGCTGCCACAGGCAAAttcattaataacaataattcatGATGCAGTTGGCCAGGATTGTTAGTGAATGAGTAATTCTCTCAGTGTGAAGGTACTGATCTGACAGAAAatgaatacaatacaaaatacaGGTGtatatttccatggctcatGACCACTTACTCTTGCAGCGAGGCTTTGTTGAATTTTGCtgaccccccacacaccccctttAGAGTGCAGGCTCTCAATCTGGTGTTGGAGGAGGAATTCTGTGGGCTTCCAGGATACCTGAGACAGATGCCCCTGTCAAGCCTCAACCAGGCCATTAGGAAGATTAACACTGCTCTGGAGGGGCGTCAGTGGGGTGAGTGAGCTGTGGACACCCATGTCACATTGTTTGGGTTTTCCGGCAGGCTTTACCCACCCCTGTTCTGGGGGGACACACTTTGCGTTTGATTTATTAATCGTCATTGCATGGCATCTTCATGCTATAACAGGGTTTATGAAGATGGTGAATTAATATGCTTTGATTCCTTTGTGTGCCTCCAATTATTAGGAAGTTTACATTTTagtttgtattaatcatttttatcaaATAAATCCTTCTGATTTGTTAATTTATTGGATCATAATTATATTTTGGAACATCACATTCAGCACTAGATGCTAACTTGTACTGTGTGCCTCTACAGATTCATTAATCTACATCTTTCCCCACTTTGTCTATTATTGCCCCTTCTGTGTGCAAGTGAggttttgatttataa
Coding sequences within:
- the ska3 gene encoding spindle and kinetochore-associated protein 3 isoform X1; this translates as MLFEVLEVFETNSGRGETMDTEKEEPWARQWRQIRKRRRVTLVEATGWKMESSARVFGKLRNLALLLETETAELHRAHKNPDHEGTKGTVKVLHELHTEVRDLKVQVRDQLACCRVEDRELRSFMQACMVLKQRTTEDLRLLRRHYEKYGYKAPSEVKGHKDDQKAEKTQASKDGEEEEQEVEEEKEQHLAVDGETVAAPVCMTPAKPAPRTADPMRTPRLSDFGLSGFHLLAPLGEPAPPPVAYAPPMAEPPALSSLPRVPKTPKCTLKMDEEALTPRLEDFGISEHTMCLNNDFTMDLLRKKPSRLHSDAVASVDLDPVPATVLAPVPAPVPAPELDSYLLSPMPASVTSDLEANDVASPQPPVLCTPGLKITKKKSHAASLLDGDSTQLPDLHLTPEPPAFETPYVKKLVRDEEARPSKVFSSRSLVHQPDIPSIPFRAAPKDENTPEMPTLESFLSSCPRRVDGAAPLVTNKASGSSFGLKEPLLPDLGANRELQDYERTLLSPPGQSRLVPHPKTPDMPDISSFTQDIFKLISQDNITSTSAIPATPKTTALQSATLSGKENRVQALNLVLEEEFCGLPGYLRQMPLSSLNQAIRKINTALEGRQWGGSTEPGLFLLDELTSITGAGLKAHVYFLCLTELKRLECVQGEGSSSVFRACS
- the ska3 gene encoding spindle and kinetochore-associated protein 3 isoform X2 — its product is MLFEVLEVFETNSGRGETMDTEKEEPWARQWRQIRKRRRVTLVEATGWKMESSARVFGKLRNLALLLETETAELHRAHKNPDHEGTKGTVKVLHELHTEVRDLKVQVRDQLACCRVEDRELRSFMQACMVLKQRTTEDLRLLRRHYEKYGYKAPSEVKGHKDDQKAEKTQASKDGEEEEQEVEEEKEQHLAVDGETVAAPVCMTPAKPAPRTADPMRTPRLSDFGLSGFHLLAPLGEPAPPPVAYAPPMAEPPALSSLPRVPKTPKCTLKMDEEALTPRLEDFGISEHTMCLNNDFTMDLLRKKPSRLHSDAVASVDLDPVPATVLAPVPAPVPAPELDSYLLSPMPASVTSDLEANDVASPQPPVLCTPGLKITKKKSHAASLLDGDSTQLPDLHLTPEPPAFETPYVKKLVRDEEARPSKVFSSRSLVHQPDIPSIPFRAAPKDENTPEMPTLESFLSSCPRRVDGAAPLVTNKASGSSFGLKEPLLPDLGANRELQDYERTLLSPPGQSRLVPHPKTPDMPDISSFTQDIFKLISQDNITSTSAIPATPKTTALQSATLSGKENRVQALNLVLEEEFCGLPGYLRQMPLSSLNQAIRKINTALEGRQWEVTCPWALQQGP